Proteins co-encoded in one Seriola aureovittata isolate HTS-2021-v1 ecotype China chromosome 1, ASM2101889v1, whole genome shotgun sequence genomic window:
- the tmco3 gene encoding transmembrane and coiled-coil domain-containing protein 3, whose translation MQVVCWLLCLGLAGALAVLQKDQVAQHAIKLYRSKGATQGHSWVASNCKRLVGLLRQKNVVVKKLAAAADAVGRDRALSEPERHFQVHTLEVFQKELNESEHLVFQAVHSLQRALQGDYRDVVNMKESSRQRLEALREAAIKEEQEYVELVAAEKHQQEAVKSALAQNKTLSMLDEILEDVRKAADRLEEEIEEHAFDNNKQMKGVNVEAVLRVEEDEDNGGKRKNKSRQKEVEDDLGLSMLIDSQNNQYVLTKPRDSTMPRADHHFIKDLVSVVMLSLPCGWICTLVGLPPMFGYIICGVLLGPSGLNSIKSMVQVETLGELGVFFTLFVVGLEFSPERLRKVWKTSVQGSCYLSLLMVGAGLLWGQVLRIRPTQTVFISTCLSLSSTPLVSRFLAGGSRGDKEGDLDYSSVLLGMLVMQDVQLGLFIAVMPTLIQAQSGDLDSFLFGSLRVLYLLAQVLASLAAVLLLCLLLKSFLIGPYYKKLHAESKGNKEILVLGMAAFVFFMLTVTEFLDVSMELGCFLAGALLSTQGHMVTTEVMGCIEPIRDFLAIIFFASIGLHVFPTFVLYELTILLVLTFTLVIMKFVMAVLVLSAILPPGSRHIRWIVSAGLAQVSEFSFVLGSRARRAGIISREVYLLVLSVTTLSLLLAPVLWRVTTHRWVPRAEHKTVP comes from the exons ATGCAGGTTGTATGTTGGCTGCTGTGCCTTGGCCTGGCTGGGGCACTTGCTGTGCTGCAGAAGGACCAGGTGGCCCAGCATGCCATCAAGCTTTATCGGAGCAAGGGGGCCACACAGGGGCACAGCTGGGTGGCCAGCAACTGCAAGCGGCTGGTGGGTCTCTTGCGTCAGAAGAATGTGGTTGTCAAGAAGCTGGCCGCTGCCGCAGATGCTGTTGGAAGAGACCGAGCCCTTTCAGAACCTGAAAGGCACTTCCAG GTTCACACCCTGGAGGTTTTCCAGAAGGAGCTGAATGAGAGTGAACACCTGGTGTTCCAGGCGGTGCACAGCCTGCAGAGGGCGCTGCAGGGAGACTACAGGGACGTGGTCAACATGAaggagagcagcagacagagactgGAGGCCCTCAGGGAGGCAGCCATAAAG GAGGAGCAAGAGTATGTGGAGCTGGTGGCTGCTGAGAAGCACCAGCAGGAAGCTGTGAAGAGCGCTTTAGCCCAGAACAAGACTCTGTCCATGCTGGATGAAATCCTGGAGGACGTCAGAAAGGCAGCAGACCGGTTAGAGGAGGAGATCGAGGAGCACGCctttgacaacaacaaacag ATGAAAGGAGTGAATGTAGAGGCAGTGTTGAGagtggaggaagatgaggacaacggagggaagaggaagaacaaatCCAGGCAGAAGGAAGTGGAGGATGACCTGGGACTGAGCATGCTCATTGACTCGCAGAACAACCAGTATGTTCTGACTAAACCACGAGACTCCACCATGCCGAGAGCAGACCATCACTTCATCAAG gaCCTGGTGTCGGTGGTGATGTTGTCCCTACCTTGTGGCTGGATTTGCACTCTAGTCGGTCTTCCTCCAATGTTTGGATACATCATCTGTGGGGTCCTGCTTGGTCCCTCTGGTCTCAACAGCATCAag TCTATGGTCCAGGTGGAGACTCTCGGGGAGTTGGGTGTGTTCTTCACTCTCTTCGTGGTGGGGTTGGAGTTCTCACCTGAGCGCCTTCGAAAG gtatggAAGACATCTGTTCAAGGGTCTTGCTACTTGAGTCTGCTGATGGTTGGGGCCGGTTTGTTGTGGGGACAAGTCTTGCGTATCCGCCCAACCCAGACTGTCTTCATCTCCACTTGTCTCTCCCTGTCCAGCACTCCACTGGTGTCCCGCTTCCTTGCAGGAGGAAGCAGGGGGGACAAGGAAG gTGACCTGGACTACAGCAGTGTTCTTCTTGGGATGTTAGTGATGCAAGATGTTCAGCTCGGCCTCTTCATTGCTGTCATGCCAACTCTGATCCAGGCACAGAGTGGAGACTTGGACAG CTTCCTGTTTGGAAGTCTGCGTGTGCTGTATCTCCTGGCCCAGGTCCTGGCGTCTctggctgctgtgctgctgctttgtttgttaCTCAAATCATTCCTGATTGGTCCCTATTACAAGAAGCTGCATGCTGAGAGCAAAGGCAACAAGGAGATCCTGGTTCTGGGGATGgcagcttttgtcttttttatgctgACG GTAACTGAGTTTCTGGATGTTTCCATGGAGCTGGGCTGTTTCCTGGCTGGAGCTTTGCTGTCCACACAGGGTCACATGGTCACCACAGAGGTCATGGGGTGcattgagccaatcagagattTCCTCGCCATCATCTTCTTTGCCTCTATTG GTCTTCACGTGTTCCCGACATTTGTGCTGTATGAACTCACCATCCTGCTGGTGCTAACATTCACGCTCGTCATTATGAAG TTCGTCATGGCTGTACTGGTGTTGTCGGCGATCTTGCCTCCAGGCTCTCGACACATACGGTGGATCGTCTCAGCTGGCCTTGCGCAGGTCAGCGAATTCTCCTTCGTCTTGGGCAGCCGTGCACGTCGAGCTGGCATCATCTCCAGAGAG gTGTACCTGCTGGTTCTCAGTGTCACTACTCTCAGTTTGCTGCTGGCTCCGGTGCTGTGGAGAGTCACCACACACAGATGGGTTCCCCGGGCCGAACACAAAACGGTCCCATGA
- the LOC130171754 gene encoding potassium-transporting ATPase subunit beta-like, producing MATLKEKRTCGQRCEDFGRFIWNSDNGTLMGRTPEKWVYISLYYVAFYVVMTSLFSLAIYVLMYTLCPYAPDYQDRLKSPGVMVWPDTYGEEVIDISYNTSDKKSWMKMSNILHDFLKPYNDTKQLECNTHNCTKGKYFIQKTFSAPDHTKWACPFTQSMLGACSGLEDPTFGYNCSMPCVIIKMNRVIDFFPTNQTDLPPYVNCTILEGHNNVAKIDYFPERGIMDLSYFPYYGNLAQPTYVNPLVGVRFSLVGEKHAKIQCRVVADKISYENYYDPYEGKVTFYLKAMK from the exons ATGGCCACCTTGAAGGAGAAGAGGACCTGTGGGCAACGATGTGAAGACTTTGGCCGTTTTATCTGGAACTCCGACAATGGGACGCTCATGGGGAGAACGCCAGAGAAATGGG TGTACATCAGTCTGTATTATGTGGCCTTCTACGTGGTGATGacttccctcttttctttggCCATCTATGTGCTCATGTACACCCTGTGTCCATACGCCCCTGACTACCAAGACCGGCTAAAATCTCCgg GGGTGATGGTGTGGCCGGACACTTATGGAGAGGAGGTTATTGACATCAGCTACAACACATCAGACAAGAAAAGCTGGATGAAGATGTCCAACATCCTTCATGACTTCCTGAAGC cCTACAATGACACCAAGCAGCTtgaatgtaacacacacaactgtactAAGGGAAAGTACTTCATCCAGAAAACCTTCTCTGCCCCTGACCACACGAAGTGGGCATGTCCCTTCAcgcaaagcatgctgggagcCTGCTCAGGACTTGAGGACCCGACCTTTGGCTACAACTGCAGCATGCCTTGTGTCATCATTAAGATGAACAGG gtcaTTGACTTTTTCCCTACTAATCAAACTGACCTTCCCCCATATGTCAACTGCACCATACTG GAGGGACACAACAATGTGGCCAAAATTGATTATTTCCCTGAAAGGGGAATTATGGATCTCTCTTACTTCCCATACTATGGAAATCTGGCGCAG CCTACTTATGTCAACCCATTGGTGGGTGTTCGGTTCAGCCTGGTCGGAGAGAAGCACGCCAAGATCCAGTGCAGAGTGGTCGCCGACAAGATTAGCTACGAAAACTACTACGACCCCTACGAAGGAAAAGTCACCTTCTACCTCAAAGCCATGAAAtga